A DNA window from Bos javanicus breed banteng chromosome 10, ARS-OSU_banteng_1.0, whole genome shotgun sequence contains the following coding sequences:
- the LOC133255119 gene encoding beta-2-microglobulin, translating to MARFVALVLLGLLSLSGLDAIQRPPKIQVYSRHPPEDGKPNYLNCYVYGFHPPQIEIDLLKNGEKIKSEQSDLSFSKDWSFYLLSHAEFTPNSKDQYSCRVKHVTLEQPRIVKWDRDL from the exons ATGGCTCGCTTCGTGGCCTTGGTCCTTCTCGGGCTGCTGTCGCTGTCTGGACTGGACGCCATCCAGC GTCCTCCAAAGATTCAAGTGTACTCAAGACACCCACCAGAAGATGGAAAGCCAAATTACCTGAACTGCTATGTGTATGGGTTCCATCCACCCCAGATTGAAATCGATTTGCTGAAGAATGGGGAGAAGATTAAATCGGAGCAGTCAGACCTGTCTTTCAGCAAGGACTGGTCTTTCTACCTGCTGTCCCACGCTGAGTTCACTCCCAACAGCAAGGATCAGTACAGCTGCCGAGTGAAACACGTTACTTTGGAACAACCCCGGATAGTTAAGTGGG ATCGAGACCTGTAA